In the genome of Molothrus aeneus isolate 106 chromosome 5, BPBGC_Maene_1.0, whole genome shotgun sequence, one region contains:
- the KDM5A gene encoding lysine-specific demethylase 5A isoform X1: MAGGGGSRYAAEFVPPPECPVFEPSWEEFSDPLGFIGRIRGLAEKTGICKIRPPKDWQPPFACEVQSFRFTPRIQRLNELEAMTRVKLDFLDQLAKFWELQGSNLKIPVVERKILDLYGLSKIVANKGGFEVVTKEKKWSKVASRLGYLPGKGTGSLLKSHYERILYPYELFQSGVSLMGIQKPNLDLKEKVEPEDLSSDAQASPKQASRMNVMLKRTRRVKSQAEAGEMSRNTELKKLQIFGAGPKMMGLALGAKDKEDEVTRRRKGTRSEAFGMQMRQRKGTLSVNFVDLYVCLFCGRGNNEDKLLLCDGCDDSYHTFCLIPPLPDVPKGDWRCPKCVAEECNKPREAFGFEQAVREYTLQSFGEMADNFKSDYFNMPVHMVPTELVEKEFWRLVSSIEEDVIVEYGADISSKDFGSGFPVKDGRRKLMPEEEDYALSGWNLNNMPILEQSVLAHINADISGMKVPWLYVGMCFSSFCWHIEDHWSYSINYLHWGEPKTWYGVPSHAAEQLEDVMKELAPELFESQPDLLHQLVTIMNPNVLMEHGVPVFRTNQCAGEFVVTFPRAYHSGFNQGYNFAEAVNFCTADWLPIGRQCVSHYRRLGRHCVFSHEELIFKMAADPECLDVGLAAMVCKEMTLLIEEETRLRESVVQMGVLMSEEEVFELVPDDERQCTACRTTCFLSALTCSCNPERLVCLYHPSDLCPCPMQKKCLRYRYPLEDLPSLLYGVKVRAQSYDTWVSRVTEALSANLNHKKDVIELRVMLEDAEDRKYPENDLFRRLRDAVKEAETCASVAQLLLSKKQKHSRVSQDSGRTRTKLTMEELKAFVQQLFSLPCVISQARQVKNLLDDVEEFHERAQEAMIDEIPDSSKLQELIDMGSGLYVELPELPRLKQELQQARWLDEVRSTLLDPQRVTLDVMKKLIDSGVGLAPHHAVEKAMAELQELLTVSERWEEKAKVCLQARPRQSMMALESIVNEAKNIPAYLPNVLALKEALQRARDWTAKVEAIQNGSNYAYLEQLESLSAKGRPIPVRLDALPQLESQVAAARAWRERTGRTFLKKNSSYSLLQVLSPRTDIGVYGSSKNRRKRAKELMEKEKEKDLDLESLSELEDGLEEARDAAAVVAVFKEREQKEIEAMHALRAANLAKMTMVDRIEEVKFCICRKTASGFMLQCELCKDWFHSGCVPLPKTSSQKKGSSWQAKEVKFLCPLCMRSRRPRLETILSLLVSLQKLPVRLPEGEALQCLTERAMSWQDRARQALATDELSSALAKLSVLSQRMVEQAAREKTEKIISAELQKAAANPDLQGHLTSFQQSAFNRVIGSVSSSPRQTLDYDDEETDSDEDIRETYGYDIKDNASVKSSSSLEPNLFCDEEIPIKSEEVVTHMWTAPSFCAEHAYSSASKSCSQGSSTPRKQPRKSPLVPRSLEPPVLELSPGAKAQLEDLMMVGDLLEVSLDETQHIWRILQATHPPSEDRFLHIMEDDSMDEKPLKMRGRDSSERKRKRKLERAEQFFGDMKQKSKELKKLEKPKKKKLKLTMDKTKELNKLAKKLAKEEERKKKREKAVVAKVELTKESTEKKREKKVLDIPSKYDWSGAEESDDENAVCAAQNCQRPCKDKVDWVQCDGGCDEWFHQVCVGVSPEMAENEDYICINCAKKPLQGPSSPAHASPPPFLLSYKLPMEDLKETS, translated from the exons GACTGGCAGCCTCCATTTGCATGTGAAGTACAAAGTTTTCGTTTCACTCCACGAATTCAGCGCCTGAATGAACTGGAG GCAATGACAAGAGTGAAACTGGACTTTTTGGATCAGTTAGCAAAATTTTGGGAACTGCAAGGATCCAATTTAAAAATCCCTGTGGTTGAGAGAAAAATACTGGATCTTTATGGTTTGAGCAAG attgTTGCCAACAAAGGAGGCTTTGAAGTAGTGACCAAAGAGAAGAAGTGGTCTAAAGTGGCGAGTCGGCTTGGCTacctgccagggaagggcacGGGCTCCTTGCTCAAGTCTCACTATGAACGGATCCTGTATCCCTATGAGCTCTTCCAGTCCGGGGTCAGCCTCATG ggcaTCCAAAAGCCTAACTTGGATCTTAAGGAAAAAGTGGAGCCTGAGGACCTCAGTTCAGATGCCCAAGCTTCCCCAAAGCAGGCTTCAAGGATGAATGTTATGCTGAAGAGAACCAGGCGTGTCAAATCCCAG gcagaggcaggagaaaTGAGTAGAAACACCGAACTAAAGAAGCTGCAGATCTTTGGAGCTGGACCCAAGATGATGGGACTGGCATTGGGAGCAAAGGATAAAGAGG ATGAGGTGACACGGAGGCGCAAGGGAACCAGATCGGAGGCGTTTGGGATGCAGATGAGGCAGCGCAAAGGAACCCTTTCTGTCAACTTC gTTGATCTCTATGTTTGCTTATTTTGTGGTAGAGGAAACAATGAGGACAAACTGCTACTGTGTGATGGATGTGATGACAGCTATCACACCTTCTGCTtgattcctcctcttcctgatGTACCCAAGGGTGACTGGAGGTGTCCAAAGTGTGTTGCTGAG GAATGCAACAAACCCCGAGAGGCCTTTGGATTTGAACAAGCTGTCAGGGAATATACTCTCCAGAGCTTTGGTGAAATGGCTGATAACTTCAAGTCTGATTATTTCAACATGCCGGTCCAT ATGGTTCCCACTGAGCTGGTAGAAAAAGAATTCTGGAGATTAGTGAGCAGCATAGAAGAAGATGTTATTGTGGAATATGGGGCTGATATCTCATCCAAGGACTTTGGGAGTGGCTTCCCAGTGAAGGATGGCCGACGAAAGCTGATgccagaggaggag GATTATGCTCTCTCTGGTTGGAACTTGAACAACATGCCCATTCTGGAGCAGTCAGTCCTTGCTCACATCAATGCAGACATCTCTGGCATGAAGGTGCCCTGGCTGTATGTAGGGATGtgcttctcctccttctgctggcacattGAAGACCACTGGAGCTACTCCATCAACTACCTGCACTG GGGAGAGCCGAAGACATGGTATGGTGTGCCCTCtcatgcagcagagcagctggaagatGTGATGAAGGAATTGGCTCCTGAGCTGTTTGAATCCCAGCCTGATCTCCTGCATCAGCTGGTCACTATTATGAACCCCAATGTGCTGATGGAACATGGTGTACCA GTTTTCAGGACAAATCAGTGTGCTGGCGAGTTTGTTGTGACCTTTCCTCGTGCCTATCACTCTGGATTTAACCAGGGATATAACTTTGCTGAAGCTGTGAACTTCTGCACTGCTGACTGG CTCCCCATTGGACGCCAGTGTGTGAGTCACTACCGGAGGCTGGGACGTCACTGTGTTTTCTCCCATGAAGAGCTGATCTTCAAGATGGCTGCAGATCCAGAGTGCCTGGATGTTGGGCTGGCTGCCATGGTCTGCAAGGAGATGACTCTATTGATAGAGGAGGAGACACGCCTGAGGGAGTCTGTTGTACAGATG GGAGTGTTGATGTCTGAGGAAGAGGTGTTTGAGCTGGTTCCAGATGATGAACGTCAGTGTACAGCTTGCAGAACCACGTGCTTCTTGTCAGCTCTGACGTGTTCCTGCAATCCCGAGCGCCTGGTGTGCTTATACCATCCTTCTGATTTATGTCCCTGTCCCATGCAAAAGAAGTGTCTAAG GTACCGGTACCCACTAGAAGACCTTCCTTCTTTGTTGTATGGCGTGAAGGTTAGAGCACAGTCTTATGACACTTGGGTCAGTAGAGTTACAGAGGCTCTGTCTGCCAATCTCAACCACAAGAAAG ATGTGATTGAGCTGAGAGTAATGTTGGAGGATGCTGAAGACAGGAAATACCCAGAGAACGATCTTTTCCGCAGGCTCCGAGATGCTGTGAAAGAGGCAGAGACCTGTGCTTCAGTAGCACAGCTGCTTCTgagcaaaaagcaaaaacacaG CAGAGTGAGCCAAGACAGTGGAAGGACACGGACCAAGCTGACCATGGAGGAGCTTAAAGCATTTGTGCAGCAGCTGTTCAGCTTGCCCTGTGTCATCAGCCAGGCCCGACAAGTCAAG AATCTGCTCGATGATGTGGAAGAGTTTCATGAGCGTGCTCAGGAAGCCATGATTGATGAGATCCCAGACTCTTCCAAGCTGCAGGAGTTGATAGACATGGGCTCTGGCCTTTATGTTGAACTTCCTGAGCTGCCAAGGTTGAagcaagagctgcagcaggcacgGTGGCTGGATGAGGTGAGGTCCACCCTCTTGGATCCCCAGAGAGTCACCCTGGATGTGATGAAGAAGCTGATTGACTCTGGTGTGGGCTTGGCACCACATCATGCTGTAGAAAAAGccatggctgagctgcaggagctgctcacagtCTCAGAGAGGTGGGAGGAGAAGGCCAAGGTCTGCCTGCAGGCCAG GCCACGCCAAAGTATGATGGCTCTGGAGAGCATCGTGAACGAGGCCAAGAACATCCCTGCTTACCTGCCCAATGTGCTGGCACTGAAAGAAGCCCTGCAGCGAGCTAGAGACTGGACAGCCAAAGTGGAGGCCATTCAG AATGGGAGCAACTATGCAtacctggagcagctggagagcttGTCTGCCAAAGGCCGCCCCATCCCGGTGCGCCTGGATGCGCTGCCCCAGCTGGAGTCCCAGGTGGCTGCAGCTCGTGCCTGGAGGGAGCGCACGGGAAGGACCTTCCTCAAGAAGAATTCCAGCTACAGCCTGCTACAG GTTCTGAGCCCACGGACTGATATCGGTGTTTATGGGAGCAGTAAGAACAGGCGGAAGAGGGCAAAGGAATtgatggagaaggaaaaggagaaagatctTGACCTGGAATCCCTGAGTGAACTGGAGGATGGGCTGGAGGAggccagggatgctgcagctgtg GTGGCTGTATTCAAGGAGCGGGAACAGAAGGAAATTGAAGCCATGCATGCTCTCAGGGCAGCCAACTTGGCCAAGATGACCATGGTGGACCGAATCGAGGAGGTCAAGTTCTGCATCTGCCGCAAGACAGCCAGCGGCTTCATGCTGCAGTGCGAGCTGTGCAAGGACTGGTTCCACAGCGGCTGCGTGCCCCTGCCCAAAACCAGCTCTCAGAAGAAGGGCTCCAGCTGGCAGGCCAAGGAGGTGAAgttcctgtgtcccctgtgcatGCGCTCGCGCCGGCCGCGCCTGGAGACCATCCTGTCGCTGCTGGTGTCCCTGCAGAAGCTGCCGGTGCGGCTGCCCGAGGGGGAGGCCCTGCAGTGCCTGACAGAGCGAGCCATGAGCTGGCAGGACCGAGCACGGCAGGCCCTGGCCACCGACGAGCTGTCCTCCGCTTTGGCCAAGCTCTCCGTGCTCAGCCAGCGCATGGTGGAGCAGGCAGCTCGAGAGAAAACGGAGAAAATCAtcagtgcagagctgcagaaggcagcagctAATCCTGACCTGCAG gggcACTTGACAAGTTTTCAGCAGTCAGCCTTTAACAGAGTGATAGGGAGTGTGTCCTCGTCCCCACGGCAGACTTTGGATTATGATGATGAAGAGACAGACTCTGATGAAGACATCAGGGAGACATATGGCTATGACATAAAG GACAATGCCAGTGTGAAATCCTCCAGCAGCTTGGAACCCAATTTGTTTTGTGATGAGGAAATCCCCATTAAATCAGAGGAGGTGGTGACACACATGTGGACTGCTCCCTCGTTCTGTGCTGAACACGCCTATTCCTCTGCTTCTAAAAGCTGCTCTCAAG GTTCTAGCACTCCAAGGAAGCAGCCTCGCAAGAGCCCGCTGGTACCTCGCAGCTTGGAGCCCCCCGTGCTGGAGCTGTCACCTGGAGCAAAAGCTCAGCTGGAAGATCTGATGATGGTAGGAGATCTGCTGGAGGTATCTCTGGATGAAACTCAGCACATCTGGAGGATTTTACAGGCCACTCATCCTCCCTCTGAGGACAGGTTTCTTCACATCATGGAG GATGACAGCATGGATgaaaaaccactgaaaatgaGAGGGAGGGACTCTTCTGAGAGGAAGCGGAAACGAAAACTGGAGAGAGCAGAACAGTTCTTTGGAGATATGAAGCAAAAATCTAAAGAGCtgaaaaaactggaaaaacccAAGAAGAAGAAGCTAAAACTCACTATGGATAAGACAAAGGAGCTGAACAAGCTGGCAAAGAAACTGGCTAAGGAGGAGGAGCGGAAGAAGAAGCGAGAGAAGGCAGTTGTGGCAAAGGTAGAACTGACCAaggagagcacagagaaaaaaagagagaagaaggttCTGGATATTCCTTCCAAGTATGACTGGTCAGGAGCAGAAGAGTCAGATGATGAgaatgctgtgtgtgctgctcagAACTGCCAAAGGCCCTGCAAGGACAAA GTGGACTGGGTGCAGTGTGATGGGGGCTGTGATGAGTGGTTCCATCAGGTGTGTgttggggtgtccccagagaTGGCTGAGAACGAGGATTACATCTGTATAAACTGTGCAAAGAAACCCCTGCAGgggcccagcagccctgcccacgcctcacctcctcccttcctcctgagCTACAAACTACCAATGGAAGACCTCAAGGAGACGAGTTAG
- the KDM5A gene encoding lysine-specific demethylase 5A isoform X2 translates to MAGGGGSRYAAEFVPPPECPVFEPSWEEFSDPLGFIGRIRGLAEKTGICKIRPPKDWQPPFACEVQSFRFTPRIQRLNELEAMTRVKLDFLDQLAKFWELQGSNLKIPVVERKILDLYGLSKIVANKGGFEVVTKEKKWSKVASRLGYLPGKGTGSLLKSHYERILYPYELFQSGVSLMGIQKPNLDLKEKVEPEDLSSDAQASPKQASRMNVMLKRTRRVKSQAEAGEMSRNTELKKLQIFGAGPKMMGLALGAKDKEDEVTRRRKGTRSEAFGMQMRQRKGTLSVNFVDLYVCLFCGRGNNEDKLLLCDGCDDSYHTFCLIPPLPDVPKGDWRCPKCVAEECNKPREAFGFEQAVREYTLQSFGEMADNFKSDYFNMPVHMVPTELVEKEFWRLVSSIEEDVIVEYGADISSKDFGSGFPVKDGRRKLMPEEEDYALSGWNLNNMPILEQSVLAHINADISGMKVPWLYVGMCFSSFCWHIEDHWSYSINYLHWGEPKTWYGVPSHAAEQLEDVMKELAPELFESQPDLLHQLVTIMNPNVLMEHGVPVFRTNQCAGEFVVTFPRAYHSGFNQGYNFAEAVNFCTADWLPIGRQCVSHYRRLGRHCVFSHEELIFKMAADPECLDVGLAAMVCKEMTLLIEEETRLRESVVQMGVLMSEEEVFELVPDDERQCTACRTTCFLSALTCSCNPERLVCLYHPSDLCPCPMQKKCLRYRYPLEDLPSLLYGVKVRAQSYDTWVSRVTEALSANLNHKKDVIELRVMLEDAEDRKYPENDLFRRLRDAVKEAETCASVAQLLLSKKQKHRVSQDSGRTRTKLTMEELKAFVQQLFSLPCVISQARQVKNLLDDVEEFHERAQEAMIDEIPDSSKLQELIDMGSGLYVELPELPRLKQELQQARWLDEVRSTLLDPQRVTLDVMKKLIDSGVGLAPHHAVEKAMAELQELLTVSERWEEKAKVCLQARPRQSMMALESIVNEAKNIPAYLPNVLALKEALQRARDWTAKVEAIQNGSNYAYLEQLESLSAKGRPIPVRLDALPQLESQVAAARAWRERTGRTFLKKNSSYSLLQVLSPRTDIGVYGSSKNRRKRAKELMEKEKEKDLDLESLSELEDGLEEARDAAAVVAVFKEREQKEIEAMHALRAANLAKMTMVDRIEEVKFCICRKTASGFMLQCELCKDWFHSGCVPLPKTSSQKKGSSWQAKEVKFLCPLCMRSRRPRLETILSLLVSLQKLPVRLPEGEALQCLTERAMSWQDRARQALATDELSSALAKLSVLSQRMVEQAAREKTEKIISAELQKAAANPDLQGHLTSFQQSAFNRVIGSVSSSPRQTLDYDDEETDSDEDIRETYGYDIKDNASVKSSSSLEPNLFCDEEIPIKSEEVVTHMWTAPSFCAEHAYSSASKSCSQGSSTPRKQPRKSPLVPRSLEPPVLELSPGAKAQLEDLMMVGDLLEVSLDETQHIWRILQATHPPSEDRFLHIMEDDSMDEKPLKMRGRDSSERKRKRKLERAEQFFGDMKQKSKELKKLEKPKKKKLKLTMDKTKELNKLAKKLAKEEERKKKREKAVVAKVELTKESTEKKREKKVLDIPSKYDWSGAEESDDENAVCAAQNCQRPCKDKVDWVQCDGGCDEWFHQVCVGVSPEMAENEDYICINCAKKPLQGPSSPAHASPPPFLLSYKLPMEDLKETS, encoded by the exons GACTGGCAGCCTCCATTTGCATGTGAAGTACAAAGTTTTCGTTTCACTCCACGAATTCAGCGCCTGAATGAACTGGAG GCAATGACAAGAGTGAAACTGGACTTTTTGGATCAGTTAGCAAAATTTTGGGAACTGCAAGGATCCAATTTAAAAATCCCTGTGGTTGAGAGAAAAATACTGGATCTTTATGGTTTGAGCAAG attgTTGCCAACAAAGGAGGCTTTGAAGTAGTGACCAAAGAGAAGAAGTGGTCTAAAGTGGCGAGTCGGCTTGGCTacctgccagggaagggcacGGGCTCCTTGCTCAAGTCTCACTATGAACGGATCCTGTATCCCTATGAGCTCTTCCAGTCCGGGGTCAGCCTCATG ggcaTCCAAAAGCCTAACTTGGATCTTAAGGAAAAAGTGGAGCCTGAGGACCTCAGTTCAGATGCCCAAGCTTCCCCAAAGCAGGCTTCAAGGATGAATGTTATGCTGAAGAGAACCAGGCGTGTCAAATCCCAG gcagaggcaggagaaaTGAGTAGAAACACCGAACTAAAGAAGCTGCAGATCTTTGGAGCTGGACCCAAGATGATGGGACTGGCATTGGGAGCAAAGGATAAAGAGG ATGAGGTGACACGGAGGCGCAAGGGAACCAGATCGGAGGCGTTTGGGATGCAGATGAGGCAGCGCAAAGGAACCCTTTCTGTCAACTTC gTTGATCTCTATGTTTGCTTATTTTGTGGTAGAGGAAACAATGAGGACAAACTGCTACTGTGTGATGGATGTGATGACAGCTATCACACCTTCTGCTtgattcctcctcttcctgatGTACCCAAGGGTGACTGGAGGTGTCCAAAGTGTGTTGCTGAG GAATGCAACAAACCCCGAGAGGCCTTTGGATTTGAACAAGCTGTCAGGGAATATACTCTCCAGAGCTTTGGTGAAATGGCTGATAACTTCAAGTCTGATTATTTCAACATGCCGGTCCAT ATGGTTCCCACTGAGCTGGTAGAAAAAGAATTCTGGAGATTAGTGAGCAGCATAGAAGAAGATGTTATTGTGGAATATGGGGCTGATATCTCATCCAAGGACTTTGGGAGTGGCTTCCCAGTGAAGGATGGCCGACGAAAGCTGATgccagaggaggag GATTATGCTCTCTCTGGTTGGAACTTGAACAACATGCCCATTCTGGAGCAGTCAGTCCTTGCTCACATCAATGCAGACATCTCTGGCATGAAGGTGCCCTGGCTGTATGTAGGGATGtgcttctcctccttctgctggcacattGAAGACCACTGGAGCTACTCCATCAACTACCTGCACTG GGGAGAGCCGAAGACATGGTATGGTGTGCCCTCtcatgcagcagagcagctggaagatGTGATGAAGGAATTGGCTCCTGAGCTGTTTGAATCCCAGCCTGATCTCCTGCATCAGCTGGTCACTATTATGAACCCCAATGTGCTGATGGAACATGGTGTACCA GTTTTCAGGACAAATCAGTGTGCTGGCGAGTTTGTTGTGACCTTTCCTCGTGCCTATCACTCTGGATTTAACCAGGGATATAACTTTGCTGAAGCTGTGAACTTCTGCACTGCTGACTGG CTCCCCATTGGACGCCAGTGTGTGAGTCACTACCGGAGGCTGGGACGTCACTGTGTTTTCTCCCATGAAGAGCTGATCTTCAAGATGGCTGCAGATCCAGAGTGCCTGGATGTTGGGCTGGCTGCCATGGTCTGCAAGGAGATGACTCTATTGATAGAGGAGGAGACACGCCTGAGGGAGTCTGTTGTACAGATG GGAGTGTTGATGTCTGAGGAAGAGGTGTTTGAGCTGGTTCCAGATGATGAACGTCAGTGTACAGCTTGCAGAACCACGTGCTTCTTGTCAGCTCTGACGTGTTCCTGCAATCCCGAGCGCCTGGTGTGCTTATACCATCCTTCTGATTTATGTCCCTGTCCCATGCAAAAGAAGTGTCTAAG GTACCGGTACCCACTAGAAGACCTTCCTTCTTTGTTGTATGGCGTGAAGGTTAGAGCACAGTCTTATGACACTTGGGTCAGTAGAGTTACAGAGGCTCTGTCTGCCAATCTCAACCACAAGAAAG ATGTGATTGAGCTGAGAGTAATGTTGGAGGATGCTGAAGACAGGAAATACCCAGAGAACGATCTTTTCCGCAGGCTCCGAGATGCTGTGAAAGAGGCAGAGACCTGTGCTTCAGTAGCACAGCTGCTTCTgagcaaaaagcaaaaacacaG AGTGAGCCAAGACAGTGGAAGGACACGGACCAAGCTGACCATGGAGGAGCTTAAAGCATTTGTGCAGCAGCTGTTCAGCTTGCCCTGTGTCATCAGCCAGGCCCGACAAGTCAAG AATCTGCTCGATGATGTGGAAGAGTTTCATGAGCGTGCTCAGGAAGCCATGATTGATGAGATCCCAGACTCTTCCAAGCTGCAGGAGTTGATAGACATGGGCTCTGGCCTTTATGTTGAACTTCCTGAGCTGCCAAGGTTGAagcaagagctgcagcaggcacgGTGGCTGGATGAGGTGAGGTCCACCCTCTTGGATCCCCAGAGAGTCACCCTGGATGTGATGAAGAAGCTGATTGACTCTGGTGTGGGCTTGGCACCACATCATGCTGTAGAAAAAGccatggctgagctgcaggagctgctcacagtCTCAGAGAGGTGGGAGGAGAAGGCCAAGGTCTGCCTGCAGGCCAG GCCACGCCAAAGTATGATGGCTCTGGAGAGCATCGTGAACGAGGCCAAGAACATCCCTGCTTACCTGCCCAATGTGCTGGCACTGAAAGAAGCCCTGCAGCGAGCTAGAGACTGGACAGCCAAAGTGGAGGCCATTCAG AATGGGAGCAACTATGCAtacctggagcagctggagagcttGTCTGCCAAAGGCCGCCCCATCCCGGTGCGCCTGGATGCGCTGCCCCAGCTGGAGTCCCAGGTGGCTGCAGCTCGTGCCTGGAGGGAGCGCACGGGAAGGACCTTCCTCAAGAAGAATTCCAGCTACAGCCTGCTACAG GTTCTGAGCCCACGGACTGATATCGGTGTTTATGGGAGCAGTAAGAACAGGCGGAAGAGGGCAAAGGAATtgatggagaaggaaaaggagaaagatctTGACCTGGAATCCCTGAGTGAACTGGAGGATGGGCTGGAGGAggccagggatgctgcagctgtg GTGGCTGTATTCAAGGAGCGGGAACAGAAGGAAATTGAAGCCATGCATGCTCTCAGGGCAGCCAACTTGGCCAAGATGACCATGGTGGACCGAATCGAGGAGGTCAAGTTCTGCATCTGCCGCAAGACAGCCAGCGGCTTCATGCTGCAGTGCGAGCTGTGCAAGGACTGGTTCCACAGCGGCTGCGTGCCCCTGCCCAAAACCAGCTCTCAGAAGAAGGGCTCCAGCTGGCAGGCCAAGGAGGTGAAgttcctgtgtcccctgtgcatGCGCTCGCGCCGGCCGCGCCTGGAGACCATCCTGTCGCTGCTGGTGTCCCTGCAGAAGCTGCCGGTGCGGCTGCCCGAGGGGGAGGCCCTGCAGTGCCTGACAGAGCGAGCCATGAGCTGGCAGGACCGAGCACGGCAGGCCCTGGCCACCGACGAGCTGTCCTCCGCTTTGGCCAAGCTCTCCGTGCTCAGCCAGCGCATGGTGGAGCAGGCAGCTCGAGAGAAAACGGAGAAAATCAtcagtgcagagctgcagaaggcagcagctAATCCTGACCTGCAG gggcACTTGACAAGTTTTCAGCAGTCAGCCTTTAACAGAGTGATAGGGAGTGTGTCCTCGTCCCCACGGCAGACTTTGGATTATGATGATGAAGAGACAGACTCTGATGAAGACATCAGGGAGACATATGGCTATGACATAAAG GACAATGCCAGTGTGAAATCCTCCAGCAGCTTGGAACCCAATTTGTTTTGTGATGAGGAAATCCCCATTAAATCAGAGGAGGTGGTGACACACATGTGGACTGCTCCCTCGTTCTGTGCTGAACACGCCTATTCCTCTGCTTCTAAAAGCTGCTCTCAAG GTTCTAGCACTCCAAGGAAGCAGCCTCGCAAGAGCCCGCTGGTACCTCGCAGCTTGGAGCCCCCCGTGCTGGAGCTGTCACCTGGAGCAAAAGCTCAGCTGGAAGATCTGATGATGGTAGGAGATCTGCTGGAGGTATCTCTGGATGAAACTCAGCACATCTGGAGGATTTTACAGGCCACTCATCCTCCCTCTGAGGACAGGTTTCTTCACATCATGGAG GATGACAGCATGGATgaaaaaccactgaaaatgaGAGGGAGGGACTCTTCTGAGAGGAAGCGGAAACGAAAACTGGAGAGAGCAGAACAGTTCTTTGGAGATATGAAGCAAAAATCTAAAGAGCtgaaaaaactggaaaaacccAAGAAGAAGAAGCTAAAACTCACTATGGATAAGACAAAGGAGCTGAACAAGCTGGCAAAGAAACTGGCTAAGGAGGAGGAGCGGAAGAAGAAGCGAGAGAAGGCAGTTGTGGCAAAGGTAGAACTGACCAaggagagcacagagaaaaaaagagagaagaaggttCTGGATATTCCTTCCAAGTATGACTGGTCAGGAGCAGAAGAGTCAGATGATGAgaatgctgtgtgtgctgctcagAACTGCCAAAGGCCCTGCAAGGACAAA GTGGACTGGGTGCAGTGTGATGGGGGCTGTGATGAGTGGTTCCATCAGGTGTGTgttggggtgtccccagagaTGGCTGAGAACGAGGATTACATCTGTATAAACTGTGCAAAGAAACCCCTGCAGgggcccagcagccctgcccacgcctcacctcctcccttcctcctgagCTACAAACTACCAATGGAAGACCTCAAGGAGACGAGTTAG